The Agromyces hippuratus genome has a window encoding:
- a CDS encoding sugar-binding transcriptional regulator gives MDEIDELLSIRAAELYYEENKTQDEIGQALRLTRWKVGRLLAQAKQRGFIRIEILHPRARRLPIERRLRDERGLADAIVVSTAGVTSPEELQARTAQAAADYLTALRPVPRTLGVSWGRTLFEISQHLRQGWATGVNVVQINGGVSLNRRPGTAAATAVGIAQKGGGSATLLPSPAILERLETKEAIESDRVVAGVIELARSADAYLFSAGAADHSSVHVESGYLSVPDVDLLVQKGAVGDVVGRYIDSDGNIVDPALDARTVGLTLDELRRAQLAIAVISGPGKHAVADAVVRSRLCSVLVTDEATALHLLDG, from the coding sequence AGATCGACGAACTGCTCTCGATCAGGGCGGCTGAGCTCTACTACGAGGAGAACAAGACCCAAGACGAGATCGGGCAGGCGCTTCGCCTCACCCGGTGGAAGGTCGGGCGGCTCCTCGCCCAGGCGAAGCAGCGCGGGTTCATCCGCATCGAGATCCTGCACCCGCGGGCGCGGCGCCTGCCGATCGAGCGTCGGCTGCGCGACGAGCGCGGCCTCGCCGATGCCATCGTCGTCTCGACCGCCGGCGTGACCTCGCCCGAAGAGCTGCAGGCGCGCACGGCCCAGGCCGCAGCCGACTACCTCACCGCCCTGCGACCGGTGCCGCGCACGCTCGGCGTGAGCTGGGGCCGCACACTCTTCGAGATCTCCCAGCACCTGCGGCAGGGCTGGGCGACCGGCGTCAACGTCGTGCAGATCAACGGCGGCGTGAGCCTCAACCGCCGGCCCGGCACCGCTGCGGCCACCGCGGTCGGCATCGCGCAGAAGGGCGGCGGCAGCGCCACCCTGCTGCCGAGCCCCGCGATCCTCGAGCGCCTCGAGACGAAAGAGGCGATCGAGTCCGACCGCGTCGTCGCAGGCGTCATCGAGCTCGCCCGCTCCGCCGACGCCTACCTCTTCAGCGCCGGTGCCGCCGACCACTCCTCGGTGCACGTCGAGAGCGGGTACCTCTCGGTGCCCGATGTCGACCTGCTCGTGCAGAAGGGCGCCGTCGGCGACGTCGTCGGCCGCTACATCGACTCCGACGGCAACATCGTCGACCCGGCGCTCGACGCGCGCACCGTGGGGCTCACGCTCGACGAACTGCGTCGTGCGCAGCTCGCGATCGCCGTCATCTCGGGCCCCGGCAAGCACGCCGTCGCCGACGCGGTCGTGCGCAGCCGGCTCTGCTCGGTGCTCGTCACCGACGAGGCCACCGCCCTCCATCTCCTCGACGGCTGA